One genomic region from bacterium encodes:
- a CDS encoding PTS sugar transporter subunit IIA — translation MVGVMLATHGGLGEALIAAMEMIAGGQPQVAALSLQVADRLEDAAERLQAAVAGVDDGDGVLVLTDMLGGTPSNLCLSLLGGTPPVEVVSGASLPMLLKAVQARRDAGLAETAAQVKKTGRAAIIVASEVLAGPEPRGEGGARP, via the coding sequence ATGGTCGGAGTGATGCTTGCCACGCACGGGGGCCTCGGCGAGGCCCTGATCGCCGCCATGGAGATGATCGCCGGCGGGCAGCCGCAGGTGGCGGCGCTTTCGCTGCAGGTCGCCGACCGGCTCGAGGACGCCGCCGAGCGCCTGCAGGCGGCCGTCGCCGGAGTCGATGACGGCGACGGCGTCCTCGTCCTGACCGACATGCTCGGCGGGACGCCCTCGAACCTCTGCCTCTCGCTGCTCGGGGGCACCCCCCCGGTCGAGGTGGTCTCGGGCGCGAGCCTGCCGATGCTGCTCAAGGCGGTGCAGGCGCGCCGCGATGCGGGGCTGGCCGAGACGGCGGCGCAGGTCAAGAAGACCGGGCGCGCGGCGATCATCGTGGCGAGCGAGGTCCTCGCC